The following coding sequences lie in one Phyllopteryx taeniolatus isolate TA_2022b chromosome 4, UOR_Ptae_1.2, whole genome shotgun sequence genomic window:
- the si:ch211-243a20.3 gene encoding uncharacterized protein si:ch211-243a20.3, translating to MNPHSLLMVLMVVAMVAGAHSNNEDNELDYGHWNYREGADRVNVTSVRSLTKVLDTWGKGIFKEIKTLLHSQPNTLLPDYSRVRPLSETIDDLFTEVSVLHQRITELSHRLATTQPFFRHHGYREERLRDDPSPVRQSLTGEEASLARDVISARARASPTTGGRLVRRRFRTGGLGGPAHGHG from the exons ATGAATCCTCACTCGCTGTTGATGGTGCTGATGGTGGTTGCCATGGTAGCGGGGGCCCATTCAAATAATGAGGATAACGAACTGGATTATGGACACTGGAACTACAGAGAAGGAG ccGACAGAGTTAACGTGACGTCAGTGCGCAGTTTGACTAAAGTTTTGGATACGTGGGGGAAAGGTATTTTTAAGGAAATCAAGACTTTGCTGCATTCCCAACCCAACACGCTGCTCCCTGACTACTCCAG GGTGCGTCCTCTATCGGAGACCATCGACGACCTGTTCACAGAAGTCTCCGTGCTGCATCAGCGTATCACAGAGCTCTCCCATCGCCTAGCAACCACGCAACCCTTCTTCCGTCACCATGGCTACCGTGAGGAGAGGCTCAGGGATGATCCGTCACCGGTACGTCAGAGCCTGACAGGTGAGGAGGCGAGCCTGGCCCGCGACGTGATCAGCGCACGGGCGAGGGCCAGCCCCACCACGGGGGGCCGGCTGGTGAGAAGGCGTTTCAGAACGGGGGGGTTGGGCGGGCCGGCGCACGGTCACGGCTAA